The DNA segment TTTCACGACCGGAACCCGGGCCCTTCACGAATACGTCGACCTTCTTGACGCCGTGTTCCATCGCCTTGCGGGCGGCGGACTCGGCAGCCATACCGGCAGCGTACGGCGTGGACTTACGGGAGCCCTTGAAACCGACGTCGCCACCGGAAGCCCAAGACACCACAGCGCCGGACGGATCGGTGATCGAGATGATCGTGTTATTAAAAGTGGACTTGATATGCGCCTGCCCGACCGGGACCGACTTACGGTCGCGGCGACGAGGCTTGCGCGCGGCTTGCTTCTGAGCTGCCATTGATCCTCGTTTCCTAGTAACGAATTTCTTGCAGGCCTACGCGATGAGGATCCACTCCTCGTGGCGTATGCCATGCCACCTACTACTTGGTGGCCTTCTTCTTTCCGGCGACCGTGCGCTTCGGGCCCTTGCGGGTACGAGCATTGGTCTTGGTGCGCTGACCGCGCACAGGAAGACCCTTACGGTGACGCTGGCCTTGATAGCAGTTGATCTGAATCTTACGACGGATATCGGCGTCGATCTCACGACGCAGATCGCCCTCGATCTTGAAGTTGGCTTCGAGGTAGTCACGCAGCGTGATCAGCTGCTCGTCGGTAAGATCCTTGACGCGAATATCCGGGTTGATTCCGGTCGCAGCAAGCGTTTGCTTCGCACGAGTACGACCCACACCGAAAATGTAGGTGAGGGCGATCTCAATGCGCTTCTCGTTAGGGATGTCGACTCCGGCAAGACGTGCCATTGCGATTCCTTCTGTTCTCCGTAGGTCTTGCACCCTCTCGTCCGGTTGGACCGGCACGAGCCTACGTACTCGTGGTTCAACGTCGCTTCCCAAGGGAAGGCGCTGTGAGAAAGTGCCTTGTTACTTATGCCGCTGGGGAATCTGCTCAGCCCTGGCGCTGCTTGTGGCGCGGGTTGACGCAGATCACCATGACGCGGCCGTGACGACGGATCACGCGGCAGTTTTCGCAGATCCTCTTCACACTAGGGCTGACCTTCATGGTTTTCCTTTACTTGTACCTTTACTTATAACGGTACGTAATGCGTCCGCGAGTCAGATCGTACGGGCTCATTTCGAGCACCACGCGATCCTGCGGGAGGATGCGGATGTAATTCTTCCGCATCTTTCCGGAGATAGTGGCCAGCACGATGTGCTTGTTCTCAAGTTCAACGCGAAACATGGCGTTCGGCAGCGCTTCGACTACCTGACCTTCGACTTCAATCACACCGTCTTTTGCCATAAGCTCCAGTCCATCCTTGTGGGTGCATTACTTGACGTTTCCGAAGAAACACCAACTTGCAAGAATACACAGCAGGGCCCCCAAGATCACAGACGGCGTGTCTTTGCGATCTTGGGGGCCCTGCAGCTACCGTTTACACGGTGGTTTGCCATTCCCTCTCAGGGAATTACC comes from the Bifidobacterium angulatum DSM 20098 = JCM 7096 genome and includes:
- the rpsK gene encoding 30S ribosomal protein S11, which encodes MAAQKQAARKPRRRDRKSVPVGQAHIKSTFNNTIISITDPSGAVVSWASGGDVGFKGSRKSTPYAAGMAAESAARKAMEHGVKKVDVFVKGPGSGRETAIRSLQSAGLEVGSITDVTPQAHNGVRPPKRRRV
- the rpsM gene encoding 30S ribosomal protein S13, encoding MARLAGVDIPNEKRIEIALTYIFGVGRTRAKQTLAATGINPDIRVKDLTDEQLITLRDYLEANFKIEGDLRREIDADIRRKIQINCYQGQRHRKGLPVRGQRTKTNARTRKGPKRTVAGKKKATK
- the rpmJ gene encoding 50S ribosomal protein L36 — protein: MKVSPSVKRICENCRVIRRHGRVMVICVNPRHKQRQG
- the infA gene encoding translation initiation factor IF-1 gives rise to the protein MAKDGVIEVEGQVVEALPNAMFRVELENKHIVLATISGKMRKNYIRILPQDRVVLEMSPYDLTRGRITYRYK